A window of Lysobacter terrestris contains these coding sequences:
- the rimO gene encoding 30S ribosomal protein S12 methylthiotransferase RimO yields MSLANPKVGFVSLGCPKALVDSERILTQLKVEGYDLVPSYDDADVVVVNTCGFIDSAVTESLDAIGEALAENGKVIVTGCLGKREEVIREAHPGVLSISGPQDYQSVMEAVHKALPPKHDPFINLVPDMGIKLTPKHYAYLKISEGCNHRCSFCIIPSMRGDLVSRPVDQVLREAEKLAMGGVKELLVISQDTSAYGVDVKYAEREWRGKQYQTRMKALCEGLSELGLWTRLHYVYPYPHVDEIIPLMADGKLLPYLDIPFQHASPRVLKLMKRPGAVDKVLERVHRWRTIAPDLTIRSTFIVGFPGETEAEFEELLDFLDEAQLDRVGAFAYSPVEGAAANALPDPVPEEVKQERLARFMERQAEISAARLEAKVGSVQRCLVDAIDGELAIARSMADAPEIDGVVQIQNGFEAGLKPGEFVDVEIMGSDEHDLYGEVAFDD; encoded by the coding sequence ATGTCCCTCGCCAATCCCAAAGTCGGTTTCGTCAGCCTCGGATGCCCCAAGGCGCTGGTGGATTCCGAACGCATCCTCACCCAGCTCAAGGTCGAAGGTTACGACCTGGTGCCGAGCTATGACGACGCCGACGTGGTCGTGGTCAACACCTGCGGCTTCATCGATTCGGCGGTGACCGAGTCGCTGGATGCGATCGGCGAGGCGCTGGCGGAGAACGGCAAGGTCATCGTCACCGGCTGCCTGGGCAAGCGCGAGGAAGTGATCCGCGAGGCGCATCCGGGCGTGCTGTCGATCAGCGGTCCGCAGGACTACCAGAGCGTGATGGAAGCCGTGCACAAGGCGCTGCCGCCGAAGCACGATCCTTTCATCAACCTGGTGCCCGACATGGGCATCAAGCTCACGCCGAAGCACTACGCGTACCTGAAGATTTCCGAAGGCTGCAACCACCGTTGCAGCTTCTGCATCATCCCGTCGATGCGTGGCGACCTGGTGTCGCGCCCGGTCGACCAGGTGCTGCGCGAAGCCGAGAAGCTCGCGATGGGCGGCGTCAAGGAACTGCTGGTGATCTCGCAGGACACCAGCGCGTACGGCGTCGATGTGAAGTACGCCGAGCGCGAATGGCGCGGCAAGCAGTACCAGACGCGCATGAAGGCCTTGTGCGAGGGCTTGTCCGAACTGGGGCTGTGGACGCGCCTGCACTACGTGTATCCGTATCCGCACGTCGACGAGATCATCCCGCTGATGGCCGACGGCAAGCTGCTGCCGTACCTGGACATCCCGTTCCAGCACGCCAGCCCGCGCGTGCTGAAGCTGATGAAGCGACCGGGCGCCGTGGACAAGGTGCTCGAGCGCGTGCACCGGTGGCGCACGATTGCCCCCGACCTGACGATCCGCTCGACCTTCATCGTCGGCTTCCCCGGCGAGACCGAAGCCGAGTTCGAGGAGCTGCTGGATTTCCTTGACGAGGCCCAGCTCGACCGCGTCGGCGCGTTCGCCTATTCGCCGGTGGAGGGCGCGGCGGCGAACGCGCTGCCCGACCCCGTGCCGGAGGAAGTGAAGCAGGAGCGCCTCGCGCGCTTCATGGAGCGGCAGGCGGAAATCTCCGCGGCGCGGCTCGAAGCGAAGGTCGGCAGCGTGCAGCGCTGCCTGGTCGATGCGATCGACGGCGAACTGGCGATCGCCCGCTCCATGGCCGACGCGCCGGAGATCGACGGCGTGGTGCAGATCCAGAACGGCTTCGAGGCCGGGCTGAAGCCGGGCGAGTTCGTCGACGTCGAGATCATGGGCAGCGACGAGCACGACCTGTACGGCGAGGTCGCGTTCGACGACTGA
- a CDS encoding low affinity iron permease family protein: protein MQQSNTMFTHLAKAASRFSGRPLCFGLALLVVAAWAITGPLFGFSNTWQLVINTGTTIVTFLMVFLIQNTQNRDTEAMQLKLDELIRATRGAHNRLMDLEEREEGELDRLREEYEQLARRDRSDEGPRER from the coding sequence ATGCAGCAGTCCAACACCATGTTCACCCATCTCGCCAAGGCCGCGTCGCGATTCTCCGGGCGACCCCTTTGTTTCGGCCTGGCCCTGCTCGTGGTCGCGGCGTGGGCCATCACCGGGCCGTTGTTCGGTTTCAGCAACACCTGGCAGCTGGTGATCAACACTGGCACCACCATCGTCACCTTCCTCATGGTGTTCCTGATCCAGAACACGCAGAACCGCGACACCGAGGCGATGCAGCTCAAACTGGACGAGCTGATCCGCGCCACGCGCGGCGCGCACAACCGGTTGATGGACCTGGAGGAGCGCGAGGAAGGCGAACTCGACCGCCTGCGCGAGGAGTACGAACAGCTCGCCCGCCGTGATCGCAGCGACGAGGGGCCGCGCGAGCGCTAG
- the greB gene encoding transcription elongation factor GreB translates to MGRWRPPAEKSTALITREGHARLKAELDELWRVRRPEVVKALAAAAAEGDRSENAEYTYRKKQLGEIDRRVRYLSKRLEVLRVVGEAPSDREAVFFGAIVEVEDVVSGDTHRYRIVGPDETDAKLGHISIDSPLARAMLKKRLDDEFEAQLPGGMQRFVIIEVDYAGS, encoded by the coding sequence ATGGGTCGCTGGCGTCCGCCCGCCGAGAAAAGTACGGCCTTGATCACCCGCGAAGGCCACGCGCGGCTGAAGGCCGAGCTCGACGAGCTGTGGCGCGTGCGCCGGCCGGAGGTGGTGAAGGCACTCGCCGCGGCCGCCGCCGAGGGCGACCGCTCGGAGAACGCCGAGTACACGTATCGCAAGAAGCAGCTCGGCGAGATCGACCGCCGCGTCCGCTACCTGTCCAAGCGACTGGAAGTGCTGCGCGTCGTCGGTGAAGCGCCCAGCGACCGCGAAGCGGTGTTCTTCGGCGCGATCGTGGAAGTCGAGGACGTGGTGAGCGGCGACACCCATCGCTACCGCATCGTCGGCCCGGACGAGACCGACGCGAAACTCGGCCACATCAGCATCGACTCGCCGCTGGCGCGCGCCATGCTCAAGAAGCGCCTGGACGACGAATTCGAGGCGCAGCTGCCCGGCGGCATGCAGCGCTTCGTGATCATCGAAGTGGATTACGCGGGGAGCTAG
- a CDS encoding copper resistance protein NlpE yields MNRKLLLLAVLSTIAVAACKPEQPPAEAAMPAATAEPVAPVAVESAPAAAPADVPFDTKGFAGVFTGTLPCADCPGIDTRVALNRDGTYQIEETYQGKPERFSGDGTWTAEENGKRVRLDPNSKSQEDRLFAVASPEQIDQLDTAGNAIETTMPHSLKRSGAVTQ; encoded by the coding sequence ATGAATCGCAAGTTGCTGCTTCTTGCCGTGCTGTCCACCATCGCCGTTGCCGCGTGCAAGCCGGAGCAGCCGCCCGCGGAAGCCGCCATGCCGGCCGCCACCGCGGAGCCGGTCGCGCCCGTGGCCGTCGAATCCGCGCCTGCGGCCGCGCCGGCCGATGTCCCCTTCGACACCAAGGGCTTCGCCGGCGTATTCACCGGCACCCTGCCCTGCGCCGATTGCCCCGGCATCGACACCCGCGTCGCGCTGAACCGCGACGGCACTTACCAGATCGAGGAAACCTACCAGGGCAAGCCCGAGCGCTTTTCCGGCGACGGCACCTGGACCGCGGAAGAAAACGGCAAGCGCGTGCGCCTGGACCCGAACTCCAAGAGCCAGGAGGACCGTCTGTTCGCGGTCGCTTCGCCGGAGCAGATCGACCAGCTCGACACGGCGGGCAACGCGATCGAGACCACGATGCCGCATTCGCTCAAGCGCTCGGGCGCGGTCACGCAGTAA
- a CDS encoding helicase HerA-like domain-containing protein — MADNAILIGKAVTAPDSLPETHGQVFLQGRLGNRHGLVAGATGTGKTVTLMTIAEGFSRMGVPIFLADVKGDVAGLAVPGTSNDKLQARIQEIGIADYANEANPVVFWDLFGKNGHPIRTTVSEMGPTLLARILELNDTQSGVLDIVFKLADDRGLLLLDLEDLRALLGLVAAERKDISTSYGLVSAQSIGAIQRSLLRLEQEGGEMFFGEPALELADLMRTTTNGRGMVNVLASEQLILKPRLYSSFLLWLLSELFEQLPEVGDLDKPKLVFVFDEAHLLFDDAPAALQQRVEQVVRIIRSKGVGVYFCSQFPDDVPDDILGQLGNRVQHALRAFTPRDQKAVKTAAETFVANPKLDVAEAISKLGTGEALVSTLQDKGVPMPVERTLVAPPRCRMGAITEAERAQVRAGSPVGAKYDQSIDRESAAEMLMKKAEVATEQAKAPPAKTREQDDAEEGGFGQSVKDAVFGTKRRQGMVETMAKQTARTVGNQIGRQILRGLLGGIFGGRR; from the coding sequence ATGGCAGACAACGCGATCCTCATCGGCAAGGCGGTCACCGCGCCCGATTCCCTGCCCGAGACCCACGGCCAGGTGTTCCTGCAGGGCCGCCTGGGCAATCGCCACGGCCTGGTTGCCGGCGCGACCGGTACGGGCAAGACGGTCACGCTGATGACGATCGCCGAAGGCTTCTCGCGCATGGGCGTGCCGATCTTCCTCGCCGACGTGAAGGGCGACGTCGCCGGGCTCGCGGTCCCCGGCACCTCGAACGACAAGCTGCAGGCGCGCATCCAGGAAATCGGCATCGCCGATTACGCCAACGAAGCCAACCCGGTGGTGTTCTGGGACCTGTTCGGCAAGAACGGCCACCCGATCCGCACCACGGTGAGCGAGATGGGCCCGACCCTGCTCGCACGCATCCTCGAACTCAACGATACGCAGTCCGGCGTGCTCGATATCGTCTTCAAGCTCGCCGACGACCGCGGCCTGCTGCTGCTCGACCTGGAGGACCTGCGCGCCCTGCTCGGCCTGGTCGCCGCGGAGCGCAAGGACATCTCCACTTCCTACGGCCTGGTCAGCGCGCAGTCGATCGGCGCGATCCAGCGCTCGCTGCTGCGCCTGGAGCAGGAGGGCGGCGAGATGTTCTTCGGCGAACCCGCGCTGGAACTCGCCGACCTCATGCGCACGACCACCAACGGTCGCGGCATGGTCAACGTGCTCGCCTCGGAACAGCTGATCCTGAAGCCGCGGCTGTACTCGTCCTTCCTGCTGTGGCTGCTGTCGGAACTGTTCGAGCAGTTGCCGGAAGTCGGCGACCTCGACAAGCCCAAGCTGGTGTTCGTGTTCGACGAAGCGCACCTGCTGTTCGACGATGCGCCGGCGGCGCTGCAGCAGCGCGTCGAACAGGTCGTTCGCATCATCCGTTCCAAGGGCGTGGGCGTGTACTTCTGCTCGCAGTTCCCGGACGACGTGCCCGACGACATCCTCGGCCAGCTCGGCAACCGCGTGCAGCACGCGTTGCGCGCATTCACCCCGCGCGACCAGAAGGCGGTGAAGACCGCGGCGGAAACCTTCGTCGCCAATCCCAAGTTGGACGTCGCCGAGGCGATCTCCAAGCTCGGCACCGGCGAAGCGCTGGTGTCGACGCTGCAGGACAAGGGCGTGCCGATGCCGGTGGAACGCACGCTGGTCGCGCCGCCGCGCTGCCGCATGGGTGCGATCACCGAGGCCGAACGCGCGCAGGTGCGCGCCGGCAGTCCGGTCGGGGCGAAGTACGACCAGTCCATCGATCGCGAATCCGCGGCCGAAATGCTGATGAAGAAGGCCGAAGTCGCCACCGAGCAGGCCAAGGCCCCACCCGCGAAGACGCGCGAACAGGACGACGCGGAAGAAGGTGGCTTTGGCCAGTCGGTGAAGGACGCGGTGTTCGGCACCAAGCGCCGCCAGGGCATGGTCGAAACCATGGCCAAGCAGACCGCGCGTACGGTCGGCAACCAGATCGGCCGGCAGATCCTGCGCGGGCTGCTCGGCGGCATCTTCGGCGGCCGCCGCTGA
- a CDS encoding transglycosylase SLT domain-containing protein: protein MPQMFRSLFAVAVLAAISSNAAALSRRDQASVDALNQRMQAAEARYRDAMVMIGNADPEGQKQSDAALEDMEDVIAQCMKQRGCSVPTMLTAYKRLLKLNADAEADVPEGEDEGDDHASPLAADVPEAARAAHLLADDHRFDKMVQFNPAVQAGIRRWLTDMRGPLISSYENYQYMRHLMWPQYERAGLPEALLFGIMAKESNGKVHSTSRAGAAGPMQFMYATGRRFGLGDDGTGFDTRYDPRSAAEASAEYLNERMGQLNRSIELALAAYNGGEGRALRVYQGSGGRNFWEADVYNQFPSETQDYVPMVIAAAWLFLHPREYGLSFPRVDAKPAPLRLAQPSSIYQLTICLGNRGERDGYMRALRNLNPRYKAESWLPAGTTLNATTRIVGLYNRWCTTGARAELARTLVLSDPTTAIVRMGPVTTVDMGAEAASQEDEATDTTAREQAKPAKPSKPKRPRDYRVQRGETLTAIAQKFQCDTGDLAKVNKIKGPRFAIRPGQKLKLDGCGE, encoded by the coding sequence ATGCCGCAGATGTTCCGATCCCTTTTCGCCGTGGCCGTGCTTGCGGCGATCTCCAGCAATGCCGCCGCGCTCTCGCGCCGCGACCAGGCCAGCGTCGATGCGCTCAACCAGCGCATGCAGGCCGCCGAGGCCCGCTACCGCGACGCGATGGTGATGATCGGCAACGCCGACCCGGAGGGGCAGAAGCAGAGCGATGCGGCGCTGGAGGACATGGAGGATGTGATCGCGCAGTGCATGAAGCAACGCGGGTGTTCGGTGCCCACGATGCTCACGGCCTACAAGCGCCTGCTCAAGCTCAATGCCGACGCGGAAGCGGACGTGCCGGAAGGCGAGGACGAGGGCGACGACCACGCCAGTCCGCTCGCCGCCGACGTGCCGGAAGCGGCGCGTGCGGCGCACCTGCTCGCCGACGACCACCGCTTCGACAAGATGGTGCAGTTCAATCCGGCGGTACAGGCCGGCATCCGCCGCTGGCTGACCGACATGCGCGGTCCGCTGATCAGCAGTTACGAGAACTACCAGTACATGCGCCACCTGATGTGGCCGCAGTACGAGCGCGCGGGCCTGCCCGAGGCGCTGCTGTTCGGCATCATGGCCAAGGAATCCAACGGCAAGGTGCATTCGACCTCGCGCGCCGGCGCCGCCGGGCCGATGCAGTTCATGTACGCGACCGGACGCCGCTTCGGCCTGGGCGACGACGGCACCGGCTTCGATACGCGTTACGACCCGCGCAGCGCGGCGGAAGCCAGCGCCGAATACCTCAACGAGCGCATGGGGCAGTTGAACCGCAGCATTGAGCTGGCGCTGGCCGCCTACAACGGTGGCGAGGGACGCGCGTTGCGCGTCTACCAGGGCAGCGGCGGGCGCAACTTCTGGGAAGCCGACGTCTACAACCAGTTTCCCTCGGAAACCCAGGACTACGTGCCGATGGTGATCGCCGCGGCGTGGCTGTTCCTGCATCCGCGCGAGTACGGCCTGAGCTTCCCTCGCGTGGATGCCAAGCCGGCGCCGCTGCGCCTGGCGCAACCCAGCTCGATCTACCAGCTCACCATCTGCCTTGGCAATCGCGGCGAGCGCGACGGCTACATGCGCGCGCTGCGCAACCTCAATCCGCGCTACAAGGCGGAAAGCTGGTTGCCCGCAGGGACGACGCTCAATGCGACCACCCGCATCGTCGGCCTCTACAACCGCTGGTGCACCACCGGCGCGCGCGCAGAGCTGGCACGCACGCTGGTGCTGAGCGACCCGACTACCGCCATCGTGCGCATGGGGCCGGTGACTACGGTCGACATGGGCGCCGAGGCGGCCTCGCAGGAGGACGAGGCAACGGATACCACGGCGCGCGAACAGGCCAAGCCCGCCAAGCCGAGCAAGCCCAAGCGCCCGCGCGACTATCGCGTGCAGCGCGGCGAAACGCTGACCGCGATCGCGCAGAAGTTCCAATGCGATACCGGCGACCTGGCCAAGGTGAACAAGATCAAGGGGCCGCGCTTCGCCATCCGGCCCGGGCAGAAGCTGAAGCTGGACGGCTGCGGCGAATAA
- a CDS encoding lysoplasmalogenase has protein sequence MAAVTVVALLAIAGAIAPDLRGLHYACKPLATLLVAAMVLRASWCRGRYRSAVLVGLLLSTLGDVFLMLPPAPQGPDWFVFGLASFLFAHVAYLVAFCSRAPLFAKRWPFAVYAVVALGVSMVLWPHLPGELRPPVAIYVLLLAAMAAQAAAVWALLRDRGSALAALGGAFFVASDATLAIDRFVAPVPAAIVLVLVTYWIAQLLIGLSVRSR, from the coding sequence ATGGCGGCCGTGACCGTGGTGGCATTGCTCGCGATTGCAGGCGCCATCGCGCCCGACCTGCGCGGGCTGCACTACGCCTGCAAGCCGCTGGCGACCCTGCTGGTCGCGGCGATGGTGTTGCGGGCATCGTGGTGCCGCGGGCGCTATCGGAGCGCGGTGCTGGTCGGCTTGCTGCTGTCGACGCTGGGTGACGTCTTCCTGATGTTGCCGCCGGCACCGCAGGGGCCGGACTGGTTCGTGTTCGGGCTGGCGAGCTTCCTGTTCGCGCACGTCGCGTACCTGGTCGCGTTCTGCAGCCGCGCCCCGCTGTTCGCCAAGCGCTGGCCGTTTGCCGTGTATGCCGTCGTCGCGTTGGGCGTTTCGATGGTGCTGTGGCCGCACCTGCCGGGCGAGCTGCGGCCACCGGTGGCGATCTACGTACTGCTGCTCGCAGCGATGGCGGCGCAGGCAGCGGCCGTGTGGGCCCTGTTGCGTGATCGCGGCAGTGCGCTTGCGGCGCTGGGCGGGGCGTTCTTCGTTGCCTCGGATGCCACGCTGGCGATCGACCGCTTCGTGGCGCCGGTGCCGGCGGCGATCGTCCTCGTCCTGGTGACCTACTGGATCGCGCAGCTGCTGATCGGCTTGTCCGTACGCTCGCGCTGA
- the asd gene encoding archaetidylserine decarboxylase (Phosphatidylserine decarboxylase is synthesized as a single chain precursor. Generation of the pyruvoyl active site from a Ser is coupled to cleavage of a Gly-Ser bond between the larger (beta) and smaller (alpha chains). It is an integral membrane protein.), translating into MSPITALTYVLPHRFLSSLARRLAYSRNRAVKQWLIDTVTRKFGVNLAEAANPDPTSYATFNAFFTRALKPGARVADPDPRALLMPADGKISECGHIGRADEGVLHEDAGHIFQAKGHGFTTAELLGDEDAARAFDGGVYATVYLSPKDYHRVHMPWTGTLRETVHVPGRLFSVGPDAVGSVSKLFARNERLVCHFDTDFGPMALVMVGALLVSGVETVWSGVEIPAYGGPVTVKDYRSGDSSGQPIVLERFAEMARFNYGSTVIVLLPKGVAELDPKLRAQLPVQLGERLALRG; encoded by the coding sequence GTGAGCCCGATCACCGCCCTCACCTACGTCCTGCCGCACCGGTTCCTGTCGTCGCTGGCGCGCAGGCTCGCCTATTCGCGCAACCGCGCGGTCAAGCAGTGGCTGATCGACACGGTGACGCGCAAGTTCGGCGTCAACCTGGCCGAAGCCGCGAATCCGGACCCGACCAGCTATGCCACGTTCAATGCCTTCTTCACCCGCGCGCTGAAGCCGGGCGCGCGCGTCGCCGATCCGGATCCCCGCGCGCTGCTGATGCCCGCCGACGGCAAGATCAGCGAATGCGGCCACATCGGCCGCGCCGACGAAGGCGTGCTGCACGAGGACGCCGGCCACATCTTCCAGGCCAAGGGCCACGGCTTCACCACCGCGGAGCTGCTCGGCGACGAGGACGCCGCGCGCGCCTTCGATGGCGGCGTCTACGCCACCGTGTATCTCTCCCCGAAGGATTACCACCGCGTGCACATGCCGTGGACCGGCACGCTGCGCGAAACCGTGCACGTGCCGGGACGGCTTTTCAGCGTCGGGCCGGACGCGGTCGGCTCGGTATCGAAGCTGTTCGCCCGCAACGAACGCCTGGTGTGCCACTTCGACACCGACTTCGGGCCGATGGCGCTGGTGATGGTCGGCGCGCTGCTGGTGTCGGGCGTGGAGACGGTCTGGAGCGGCGTCGAGATCCCGGCCTACGGCGGCCCCGTCACGGTGAAGGACTATCGTTCGGGTGACAGCAGCGGCCAGCCCATCGTGCTGGAGCGTTTCGCCGAAATGGCGCGCTTCAACTACGGCTCCACGGTCATCGTGCTGCTGCCCAAGGGCGTGGCCGAACTGGATCCGAAGTTGCGCGCGCAATTGCCGGTGCAGCTGGGCGAGCGGTTGGCCCTGCGGGGCTGA
- a CDS encoding SCO family protein, which produces MFNRTTVYVLVAALAAALGLLAARAWFDHSPAAARPALKAARLFDPPRELPAFSLRQSDGTPLVPGELKGHWTVVFLGFTHCPDVCPTTLAQLAGAQKQWATLPEASRPRVLFVSVDPERDTPDLIGEYAHAFHRDTLAATADVPALETFARSLSMVFAKVPAPEGVAADQYTMDHSASLAVLDPQGRLTGFIQPPFDPKDIAADMAALSEAAP; this is translated from the coding sequence ATGTTCAACCGCACTACCGTCTACGTCCTGGTCGCCGCCCTCGCGGCCGCGCTGGGCCTGCTGGCCGCCCGGGCCTGGTTCGACCATTCCCCGGCCGCGGCGCGCCCCGCGCTGAAGGCCGCCCGCCTGTTCGATCCGCCGCGCGAGCTGCCGGCCTTCTCGCTGCGCCAGTCCGACGGCACGCCGCTGGTGCCGGGCGAACTCAAGGGCCACTGGACCGTGGTGTTCCTGGGCTTCACCCATTGCCCCGACGTGTGCCCGACCACGCTCGCGCAGCTCGCCGGCGCGCAGAAGCAGTGGGCCACGCTGCCGGAAGCGAGCCGCCCGCGCGTGCTGTTCGTGTCGGTCGATCCGGAACGCGACACGCCGGACCTGATCGGCGAGTACGCCCACGCCTTCCACCGCGACACGCTGGCCGCGACCGCGGACGTGCCGGCGCTGGAAACGTTCGCGCGTTCGCTGAGCATGGTGTTCGCGAAGGTGCCGGCGCCCGAAGGCGTCGCCGCCGACCAGTACACGATGGACCACAGCGCCTCGCTCGCCGTGCTCGACCCGCAGGGCAGGCTGACCGGCTTCATCCAGCCGCCGTTCGACCCCAAGGACATCGCCGCCGACATGGCCGCACTGAGCGAGGCCGCGCCGTGA
- the prmB gene encoding 50S ribosomal protein L3 N(5)-glutamine methyltransferase, whose product MAFAQVSVIDLIRYGGSRFNEAGLTFGHSYDNALDEATQLVLHALHLPHDLSPVYGAARVTAAEQAKVLALFERRVNERIPAAYLTGEAWFAGLSFKSDTRALVPRSPIAELILAGFEPWLGGREVERVLDLCTGSGCIAIATGHYHPNWQVDGVDINDEALSLATENKERLQAGNVTLRKSDLFNDLQGQVYDLIVTNPPYVTNDETDALPKEYSFEPELGLRAGDDGLDLALKILRDAPAHLSEHGLLICEVGEAEHALAALLPELPMAWVEFKVGQMGIFVVERHDLVEHHARIKQLADARG is encoded by the coding sequence GTGGCGTTCGCACAGGTCTCCGTCATCGACCTGATCCGCTACGGCGGCAGCCGCTTCAACGAGGCCGGCCTGACCTTCGGCCACAGCTACGACAACGCGCTGGACGAAGCCACCCAGCTGGTCCTGCACGCGCTGCACCTGCCGCACGACCTCAGCCCGGTCTACGGCGCCGCGCGGGTGACCGCCGCGGAGCAGGCCAAGGTGCTGGCGCTGTTCGAGCGCCGCGTCAACGAGCGCATCCCGGCGGCGTACCTGACCGGCGAGGCCTGGTTCGCCGGGCTGAGCTTCAAGAGCGATACCCGCGCGCTGGTGCCGCGTTCGCCGATCGCCGAGCTGATCCTGGCCGGCTTCGAGCCCTGGCTGGGCGGGCGCGAGGTCGAGCGCGTGCTCGACCTGTGCACCGGCTCGGGTTGCATCGCCATCGCCACCGGCCACTACCACCCGAACTGGCAGGTCGACGGCGTCGACATCAACGACGAGGCGCTGTCGCTGGCGACCGAGAACAAGGAACGCCTGCAGGCCGGCAACGTCACCCTGCGCAAGTCGGACCTCTTCAACGACCTGCAGGGCCAGGTCTACGACCTGATCGTCACCAACCCGCCGTACGTCACCAACGACGAGACCGATGCGCTGCCGAAGGAATACTCCTTCGAGCCCGAACTGGGCCTGCGCGCCGGCGACGACGGCCTCGACCTGGCACTGAAGATCCTGCGCGACGCGCCCGCGCACCTGAGCGAGCACGGCCTGCTGATCTGCGAAGTCGGCGAGGCCGAGCACGCGCTGGCGGCGCTGCTGCCGGAGCTGCCGATGGCGTGGGTGGAGTTCAAGGTCGGGCAGATGGGCATCTTCGTGGTCGAACGCCACGACCTGGTGGAGCACCACGCGCGGATCAAGCAGCTCGCCGACGCGCGCGGCTGA
- the aroC gene encoding chorismate synthase, giving the protein MASNTFGKLFAVTTFGESHGPAIGCVIDGCPPGIAIAPEEFRHDLERRATGKTRHTSARREADEVEILSGVYEGVTTGTPIALLIRNTDARSKDYADIAAQFRPGHADYTYWQKYGIRDPRGGGRSSARETTMRVAAAVIAKKWLAERHGVQVRGCLSQIGDVTPGAFDADTIDWTVVESNPFFWPDAAQVDALESYMDALRKSGDSVGARVDVVAEGLPPGWGEPIYGKLDGELAAALMSINAVKGVEIGDGFASVAQKGSHHRDEISADGFLSNHAGGILGGISTGQALRVSTAFKPTSSLRLPVQSLDTAGHAVEVVTTGRHDPCVGIRATPICEAMVALVLMDQALRHRAQCGDVGEVAPRIPAKVTGKKPDAEKLDVKKLDVKKR; this is encoded by the coding sequence GTGGCCAGCAACACCTTTGGCAAGCTGTTCGCAGTGACGACCTTCGGCGAGAGCCACGGTCCGGCGATCGGCTGCGTGATCGACGGCTGCCCCCCGGGCATCGCCATCGCGCCGGAAGAGTTCCGCCACGACCTGGAGCGCCGCGCCACCGGCAAGACCCGGCATACCTCGGCGCGGCGCGAGGCGGATGAGGTCGAGATCCTCAGCGGCGTGTACGAGGGCGTCACCACCGGCACCCCGATCGCGCTGCTGATCCGCAACACCGATGCGCGCAGCAAGGACTACGCGGACATCGCCGCGCAGTTCCGCCCCGGCCACGCCGACTACACCTACTGGCAGAAGTACGGCATCCGCGATCCGCGCGGCGGTGGGCGCTCCAGCGCGCGCGAGACCACGATGCGCGTCGCAGCGGCCGTCATCGCCAAGAAGTGGCTGGCCGAGCGCCACGGCGTGCAGGTGCGCGGCTGCCTGTCGCAGATCGGCGACGTCACGCCGGGCGCGTTCGATGCGGACACCATCGACTGGACGGTGGTGGAGTCCAATCCGTTCTTCTGGCCCGACGCGGCCCAGGTCGACGCGCTGGAAAGCTACATGGACGCGCTGCGCAAGTCCGGCGATTCGGTCGGCGCGCGCGTGGACGTGGTCGCCGAAGGCCTGCCGCCGGGCTGGGGCGAACCGATCTACGGCAAGCTCGACGGCGAACTGGCCGCGGCGCTGATGTCGATCAACGCGGTGAAGGGCGTTGAGATCGGCGACGGGTTTGCTTCCGTCGCACAGAAGGGCAGCCACCACCGCGACGAGATCAGCGCGGACGGTTTCCTCAGCAACCACGCCGGCGGCATCCTCGGCGGCATCAGCACGGGGCAGGCGCTGCGCGTGTCCACCGCGTTCAAGCCGACCTCGAGCCTGCGCCTGCCGGTGCAGAGCCTGGATACCGCCGGCCATGCCGTCGAAGTGGTGACCACCGGCCGCCACGATCCCTGCGTGGGCATCCGCGCGACCCCGATCTGCGAGGCCATGGTCGCCCTCGTGCTGATGGACCAGGCGTTGCGCCATCGCGCGCAGTGCGGCGACGTGGGCGAGGTGGCTCCGCGCATTCCGGCAAAAGTGACCGGCAAGAAGCCGGACGCAGAAAAACTGGACGTAAAAAAACTGGACGTAAAAAAACGATAG